From Pectinophora gossypiella chromosome 18, ilPecGoss1.1, whole genome shotgun sequence, one genomic window encodes:
- the LOC126375138 gene encoding silk gland factor 1 produces MLSQKLSYGDVPTSASLSSLSPGLAPPYVNGMGCMPAQPYPNLYSNNMVAGGSCMGSPGVGYSPPSSMASCMGGGGAVPYGALPREQEAASPTSALQRARNDKTYRRSYTHAKPPYSYISLITMAIQNNPSRMLTLSEIYQFIMDLFPFYRQNQQRWQNSIRHSLSFNDCFVKVPRTPDKPGKGSFWTLHPDSGNMFENGCFLRRQKRFKDEKKESMRQAQKAAHGHGHGHEKRGEGHDKPGAGGGGEDKEMRDELLAQLHAAPELCLPEHAPLALEHYAQLKQEPAGYAPAPHPFSITRLLPAADSKTDLKMYDVNYGYGHTPDNYYQSPLYHHHAHAHAQPPL; encoded by the coding sequence ATGCTCTCGCAGAAGCTCTCGTACGGCGACGTGCCCACGTCCGCCTCGCTGTCGTCCCTGTCGCCGGGGCTCGCGCCGCCCTACGTCAATGGCATGGGCTGCATGCCAGCGCAGCCCTACCCCAACCTATACTCCAACAACATGGTGGCAGGCGGCTCGTGCATGGGCTCCCCTGGCGTGGGCTACTCGCCGCCCAGCTCCATGGCGTCGTGcatgggcggcggcggcgccgtgCCGTACGGCGCCCTGCCGCGCGAGCAGGAGGCCGCCTCGCCCACCTCCGCACTGCAGCGCGCGCGCAACGACAAGACTTACCGCCGCTCCTACACGCACGCCAAGCCGCCCTACTCCTACATCTCGCTCATCACGATGGCCATCCAGAACAATCCGTCGCGCATGCTGACGCTCTCCGAGATCTACCAGTTCATCATGGACCTGTTCCCGTTCTACCGACAGAACCAGCAGCGTTGGCAGAATTCGATCCGGCACTCGCTGTCGTTCAACGACTGCTTCGTGAAGGTGCCGCGCACGCCCGACAAGCCCGGCAAGGGCTCGTTCTGGACGCTGCACCCAGACAGCGGGAACATGTTCGAGAACGGATGCTTCCTGCGGCGGCAGAAGCGGTTCAAGGACGAGAAGAAGGAATCAATGCGGCAAGCGCAGAAGGCTGCGCACGGGCATGGGCACGGGCACGAGAAACGCGGCGAGGGCCACGACAAGCCGGGCGCGGGTGGCGGCGGCGAAGACAAGGAGATGCGCGACGAGCTACTGGCGCAGCTGCACGCGGCGCCCGAGCTGTGCCTGCCCGAACACGCGCCGCTCGCGCTGGAACACTATGCGCAGCTGAAGCAGGAACCGGCAGGGtacgcgcccgcgccgcacccCTTCAGCATCACGCGCCTGCTGCCCGCCGCCGACTCCAAGACCGACCTCAAAATGTACGACGTCAACTACGGGTACGGCCACACGCCCGACAATTACTACCAGTCGCCACTGTACCACCatcacgcgcacgcgcacgcgcaacCGCCCTTGTGA